The Rhinoraja longicauda isolate Sanriku21f unplaced genomic scaffold, sRhiLon1.1 Scf001085, whole genome shotgun sequence genome has a window encoding:
- the LOC144591518 gene encoding phosphoenolpyruvate carboxykinase [GTP]-like, which translates to MLNDYGKKLHSSLLLKIEQFASLTNASDIFYCDGSDEENSYMLKLLEEKGTIRSLSKRPGSYIALSDPDDVSRVEDKTFICSEEEKNSGPTNNWCHPDKMEERLTLLYKGCMKGKSLYVIPFSMGNPDGNNYILGIELTDSAYVVANMRVMTRVNKRVIDKMSITDDVTMCYHSVGCPIKEGQKESKWPCNIKNCVIAHFPQYNKVCSYGSGYGGNSLLGKKSISLRMASVVAKNNGWLAEHMLILCLESPDGQKHYIGASFPSACGKTNLSMSDIPDGIDGYKITTVGDDIAWIKPGSDGRLYAMNPEHGFFGVVPGTSYKTNPTAMDMLKENAIFTNTAYTDDGDVWWEGIGYPAPKNTMTWKNKLYDINNGELGSHPNARFTVSVNNCKKLSEEYDNPNGVPLDIILFGGRVSNIIPLATKSKSWAHGVFMGATMASESTHSATSAAGVMRRDPFSMLPFCGYHILDYFNHWLSFGDAKYKLPSIYYVNWFRKDKEGKYIWPGFAENIRILLWAIKEHENPSKIDSAIGLVPKYEDINTNKLNISKDKFNESTHIDYKEYLGEINSRDTYLKSLGDNVPKIFLDIIKQIKDQIS; encoded by the coding sequence ATGCTTAATGATTACGGTAAAAAATTACATAGCTCATTATTATTAAAAATAGAGCAATTCGCTTCATTAACTAATGCTAGCGATATATTTTATTGTGACGGATCTGATGAAGAAAATTCGTATATGCTCAAGCTCCTTGAAGAAAAGGGGACGATAAGATCATTAAGTAAGAGACCTGGATCATATATAGCTTTATCAGACCCAGATGATGTATCTAGAGTAGAAGATAAAACATTTATATGCTCTGAGGAAGAAAAGAATTCTGGTCCAACAAATAATTGGTGTCACCCAGATAAAATGGAAGAGAGATTAACTCTTTTGTATAAGGGTtgtatgaaaggtaaatcattatATGTCATACCTTTCTCTATGGGTAATCCAGATGGTAATAATTATATATTGGGTATAGAGTTAACAGACTCAGCATATGTAGTAGCTAACATGAGGGTAATGACCAGAGTTAATAAGAGGGTAATAGATAAAATGTCTATTACTGATGATGTAACCATGTGTTATCACTCTGTTGGTTGCCCAATAAAAGAAGGTCAAAAAGAGAGTAAATGGCCATGCAATATCAAGAACTGTGTGATTGCTCACTTTCCTCAATATAATAAGGTTTGTTCATATGGATCTGGTTATGGTGGAAACTCTCTACTAGGTAAGAAATCCATATCATTAAGAATGGCATCAGTGGTAGCTAAGAATAATGGTTGGTTGGCTGAGCATATGTTAATACTATGCTTAGAATCTCCAGATGGTCAAAAGCATTATATTGGAGCCTCTTTTCCATCAGCCTGTGGTAAAACAAATTTATCCATGAGTGATATACCTGATGGTATAGATGGATATAAGATTACTACTGTCGGTGATGATATAGCATGGATAAAACCAGGTAGCGACGGAAGATTATATGCTATGAATCCTGAGCATGGTTTCTTTGGTGTTGTTCCAGGAACATCATATAAAACTAATCCGACTGCAATGGATATGTTAAAAGAAAATGCAATCTTTACAAATACAGCATATACAGATGACGGGGATGTTTGGTGGGAAGGCATAGGTTATCCAGCTCCAAAAAATACTATGACCTGGAAAAACAAACTATATGATATAAATAATGGTGAATTAGGTTCTCATCCAAATGCTAGATTTACAGTAAGTGTTAATAATTGTAAAAAATTATCAGAGGAATACGATAATCCAAACGGTGTTCCATTGGATATTATCTTATTTGGTGGAAGAGTTTCTAATATAATACCATTAGCTACCAAATCAAAATCATGGGCTCATGGAGTATTTATGGGAGCAACAATGGCTTCTGAGAGTACTCACTCAGCTACATCAGCTGCAGGCGTTATGAGAAGAGACCCATTTTCCATGCTTCCTTTCTGCGGGTATCATATTCTAGATTATTTCAATCATTGGTTAAGTTTTGGTGATGCTAAATATAAGCTGCCATCAATATATTATGTGAACTGGTTTAGAAAAGATAAGGAAGGTAAATATATATGGCCTGGATTTGCAGAAAATATTAGAATATTATTATGGGCTATAAAGGAGCATGAGAATCCTAGTAAGATAGATTCAGCAATAGGCCTTGTACCTAAGTATGAGGATATTAATACTAATAAACTTAATATCAGCAAAGATAAGTTTAATGAATCTACTCATATAGATTATAAAGAATACCTAGGAGAAATTAATTCTAGAGATACTTATTTAAAATCACTAGGGGATAATGTACCTAAGATATTCTTAGATATTATTAAACAAATAAAAGATCAGATAAGCTAA